The Streptomyces noursei ATCC 11455 sequence CGGCCTACTTCGCGGACGGCACCTCCGCCACCGCTGACCTGCTGATCGGGGCGGACGGCATACGTTCCACGGTCCGCACGGTGATCGATCCCCAGGCACCCGCGCCCGAGTACGGCGGAGTGCTGAGCTTCGGCGGCTACGCGGCGGCGGACTGCGGCATCGACGCCGAGGTCGAGGTCGCACCAGGCACCATGTACTTCGCGTTCGGCCGCGCCTTCATGGGCTACTGGCGGGGTGCGGACGGCCGACTGATCTGGTTCGCCGGACTGCCCACGGACACCCCGCCGAGCCAGGACGAGCTGGCGCGGGTGCCCGCCACCGAGTGGATGAGCAGGCTGCGCGACCTGTACACCGGCCACGTGCCCGGTGAGCTGCTGCTGCGGCACAGCGCCCCCGATGCGCTGATGGTCGTGGGCCAGATGGAGCGGATGCCGTCCGTACCGCACTGGCACCGGGGGCGGATGGTGCTGGTGGGCGACGCGGTGCACGCGCCCTCCTCCAGTTCCGGGCAGGGCGCCTCACTCGCCATGGAGAGCGCGGTCGAACTGGCCCGCTGTCTGCGCGATCTCCCCACCCACCGCGAGGCGTTCGCCGCCTACGAAGCACTACGGCGCCCGCGTGTGGAGGCGATCGGGCAGAACGCCGCGGCCGTCAACAAGGTCAAGGCGGGCAAGAGCGCCGCGCCCGCGCCGGCGATCGGGGCGCCCGAGGAGATGTTCCGCGCGCTGCACTTCCATCGGATCGCCTGGGAGGAGACGGTGACGACGGACGGCAGGTGACGAGCGGAGGGTGAGCGGCGGCGGGTGAGGGGTGCGCGGTACCGGCGGCAGCGGCAGCGGCCGGTCACCCGTCCTCGCCGTCGCCGTCCGGCACCTCCGGCACCGCGGTCGCGACCGCGGCCGCGATCGCGCTCAGGCAGGCGCGGACCGGCGGGCTCTGCGCGCGGGCGAGCCAGGCGGCCCGGATGTCGCGGCGGAGGGCCGGGCGGGTGGAGAGGAAGCGTACGTCGGGTGGGGCGGGGCGGCGCGACATGGCCGGGGTGAGACTGGCGGCCACGTTGCGGGAGACCAGGGCGAGTTGGGTGAGGTGGTCGGCGAGGAGGTAGCGGATGTCGGGCTCGACGCCGCGGGTGCGGAGCGTCTGGACGAGGGTGTCGTGCGGCTCCGTACCGGGCGGGCAGCAGGCCCAGGCGGTGTCCGTGAGCGCACCGAGATCGGCGTGGGCGGCGAGGTCGATGGTCGAGCGCCCGGCGAGCGGGTGGTGCGCGGAGAGTGCGACATAGACCTCCTCGCTGATCAGGGTGCGGAGCGCGACACCTTCCGGGACGGCGAGGGGGCGGGTGGTCCAACTCTCGACGAGGAGGAGGTCCAGCTCACCGTCGACGAGGCGGGGCAGCAGGTCGACGGCCTCGCCGTCGAGGACCGTGGGGGTGAGGCGAGGGTGCTCGGCGGCGAGGGCGGCGAGCGCGTCGGGCAGCAGGGTGCGCACCGCGCTTCCGACACCGCCGATGCGGAGGGGGCCCAGTACCTCGCTCCCGAGGTCGGCCAAGTCCGCTTGTGCGGCGGCGAGTTGCTTGATCAGTCGATCGGCGTGGCCGGCCAGGACGCGGCCGGCGTGGGTCAGGCGGACGCTGCGGCCGTGCGGTTGGAGGAGGGGGTGACCCGCTTCGCGTTCCAGTTTCGCCAGTTGCTGGGAGACCGCGGAAGGCGTCATGTGCAGGGTGCGGGCGGCCCGGGCGATCGATCCGTGGGTGGCGACGGCGGCGAGCGCGCGGAGCCGATCAATGCTGAACACGTTAGGGATGCTACCGATTATTGGGCTTGAACCATTGCTTTTTGTTTATGGTGCGGCCAGGCACAGTGGATGGCATGACGCGTGCAAACGAGTCGTTGACATCGGGCAAGTCGGCTTCGGGGACGTCAGCTTCGGGAAAGTCGCCACCGGGAAAGTCGGCGTCGTCGAGGTCGACATCGGGAGAGACGTCAACAGGCGTGCGGGCGTGCGTCGTTGGCGCACCGAGGTGGCGGTCTTCGCCGTTCGGATGGGCAGGGCGTCCCGTCGTACTGGCCATCGCGGGATCGGCGTGCATCTCCGCCTCGGCCGTCTTCATGAAGCTCTCCGGGACGAACGCGGGCACGGCGGCCTTTCTGCGCTGCGCGTTGGCGCTGTTCCTGCTGGTTCCGCTCGCCTGGGGGGAGGTGCGACGGGTCGGCGCCCGGCCGTTGCGCTATCAGCTGATGGACATCGGCGCCGGTGTGCTGCTCGGCGTGGACATGGTGTTCTGGGCGGCCGGCGTCCTCGACGTCGGCGCTTCGGTCGCCACGGTGTTGCTCAACGTCCAGGTCGTGGTGTTCCCGTTGCTCGCCCGGCTGGTGTCGGGGACTCGGCTGACGGGACGGTTCCTGCTGATGGTCCCGCTGATGTTGGCCGGGGTGGCGCTGGCGAGCGGGGCGCTCGGGCGCCCGCAGGCCGGCAGCGATCCGGTCGCCGGGGTGACGTTCGGGACGGCGGCGGGGGTGACGTACGCGGGATACCTGTTCCTGATGCGACTGGGCGGCGGACGCGAGCACACCGTCACTCCGGTGTGCGTCTCGACCGCGGCGGCCGCCGCGACGGCCGCCGTGCTGGGCGGCCTGTGGACGGGGATCGATCTGGATCCGGGCTGGCCCGCGTGGGGCTGGCTGATCACGCTCGCCTTCGTCGGGCAGGTGCTCGCCTGGCTCCTGATCACGGCCGCACTGCCGAGGCTGGCGCCGAACGTCGGTGCCGCCCTGTTGCTGCTCCAGCCGGTGATGGCCTTCGGGTTGGGGGTCGCGATCGGCGAGCGGCCCACTCCGACCCAGGCCGTGGGCTGCGCCCTGGTGGTCGCAGCGGTCTGGCACACGGGCCGGACGCCGCGGGAGCGCCGGAGGGGGGCCGGGTGAGGCGGCGGGCGCCCGGCCGCATCGGGGGCGGCCCGCGCGGGCGCCCCGCCGCGATACCGTCACCGCATGGCTGATTCCCACAGCGCCGATCCCCGTCTGACCACGCCGTCCTTCCTCGTGCTCGGCTTCATCGACCAGTTGGGCGAGGCCACCCCCTACGACGTGAAGGTCGAGGCCGGCCGCACGGTGGCCCCGTTCTGGTCGATGCCGCATGCGCAGGTCTACGCGCAGTGCGACCGGCTCGTCGCGGCGGGACTGCTGTCCGAATCCCGGCAGTCGGGCGGTCGCAACCGGCGGTTGCTCAAACTGACTCCGGCAGGCAAGGCGGCCTTGGCGGAGTGGCTCGCCGACTCGACCTTCGTCCCGGTCGAGGCGCGGGAGCGCGGCATCCTCAAGCTGTGGTTCGGCGGCCGGCCGGAGGTCCACTCCCCCGTCCAGATCAGCGAACACCACCGCACACTGGCGGAGTACGAGGAACTCGCCGAGAGCGTGGGGGAGTTGCTGACGCGGGGGCAGCGCGAGGCGCTGGAGTTCGGCATCCGCTACGAGCGGATGATGATCGATTTCTGGCAGTGGGTGGAGCAACGGGGCGACCAGCGGGGCGAGTAGGCCGCGCCGGGCACACGACACCCACACACACCCTTCCCCTGCGCACATCCGCCCATTTCCCACCAAGGATGCGCGCATCGCACCGGCACGCGGCGCGGAAGCCGCGCCGGCCATTGACCGCGGACCGGATCACCCCTACCTTCTCGACAGTCCAGTTAGGACCATCCATTTTTGACTATTGCCGGGCACCGGGCACCGGGCCCGTCGGAGACCGGGCCGCGATCCAGGGAGTCGCCATGAACCGTCCGAGGAGGGCCACTTGGCGCCGCGCGGCCACCATCACGGTGGTCGTCGTCTGCGTGGGGTACGCGCCGATCGCGATGACCGAGCTGTGGCCGTACGCGCACCGGGGCGCCCCCGCCTTCGGTGAATGGCTGCTGGGCCGGGCGATGTCCCCGCGCTATGTCGCGGATGCCCTGGCCACCCGCATCGGACCGTACGGCCGCAGCCTGGCCGCGATGATCTTCCATTCGGTGCTGGGCGGCGTGCTGATGCTGCTCGGGCCCGCGCAGTTGATCTCGGCGATCCGACGGCGCAGGCGGCTGCACCGCGTCCTGGGCGTGGTGTTCGCGCTGACGGTGTACGCCTCGATGGCGGGCGCGGCGATCTACCTGGCGCGGACCGCGCCGCGCGACGCGTTCAGCGGGCCGGCGTTCTGGATCGTGCTCGCCACCATCCTGGTCGGCACCGTCATGAGCGTCACCTTCGGCATCCTCGCGGCGGTCGGCAACTTCCCCGACCTGCACCAGCGTTGGATGCTGCTGTGCTACGCCTACCTGATGACCGCGCCGCTGCTGCGCCTGGAATGGGGCGCACTCCCGGCGTTCCTCCCCGGTCTCTCCATGGCGGACGTCAACCGCGTCGCGATCATGCATCTCGGGGCCGTCGTCGCCTTCGGAGCCCTGGTCGCCTCGCGCGCGATGGACAAGCGGGACGCATCCCCCGGGGTCCGCGGCACCTGGGTGCCGACGCCGGTGCTGGTCACGGCGCACGTGGCCGGCGCGTCGGCGCTCGGCTGGCTCGTCAAGTCCGCCCTGGGGTGGGGCAGCGGCGGTTCCCGTCTGATGGCCGCCTACCTGATCCCCTTCGCCGCGGCCTACGCCACCATGTTCGTCTGCCAGCGGCGGGCGGGCCGGGACGGCAGGAGCTGGGCGCGCGAGGAGTGGCGGCTGCATCTGGTCGCGCTGTGCCTGGCTCCGCCGTTCTCCGCCGCGGCGGGGCTGCTGTTCGAGCACTATGCGGGGCTCGACCGGCCGACGGCACTGGCCGCGGGGATCGCCATCGGCTGCGGGATGTTGGCCTTCGCGGCGACCGCGGCGGTGAGCCTGCGGGTGATGGTCGGACGCGAGGTGCTCAAACGGGAGCGACTGGCCGCCGCCCCCCGGCCGGACCGGGATCCGGCGCCGGTGGGGTGAAACCCGTTGCCCGTCGGACGCACGGTGCCGGCGACGACACCGGAGGCGGAGGAGAGATGACCGGGGCAGCGGACGATACCGGGGCCCTCACATCCACTTCGACTGACCGGTGGCTGGGGCTGGGACCGGCGCTGGGACCGGGGCTTGTTGCGAGGCCGGAAGAGCGGGCGGGGAGCGGGCGGGGCGACCTGCGTGCCGGGCCTCAACGACCCACTTCGCGGTATCGCTCGGACAGCCGGACGACCTCTCCGGCCAACGGCTCCAACTGCGGTTCCTGGCGCGCCGCGGCCCGTGCCAGGCGGGCGATCGCCGCGGACCACCTCGCGTCCGCCCGGCCCGCCGCACTCCCTTCGGCCGCTTCCAGCGCTGCGGGCTCCTCACCGATGCGGGCGAATCCACGGTCGAGCAGGCCGCGGGCTTCGTCGGGGCGGTGCCGGGCCAGGGCCTTCACCGCGCCGGTGGCATTGGCCAGCGCACTGGCCGGCCGCGACCACTCCCCCTCACGACCACTCCCCCTCACGGGCGCGCGCCCGGGGGTCGCCCCGGTCGTAATCCTCGTCGGCGGCGACGGACTCCGCCCGTACGGACAGGTCGAGCCGCCAGAAGAGCACGAGCGCCTGGCGATCCGATGCGCACCGCATGGCGGCATGCCTAGGTCAAGTCCGACGGGTCAGGGCCGGGGCCGCGGTCGGGGCGAGGGTGCCGCCGGTACGGGCGCGGGTCAGCCGGACCGCCGCGGGCTCCGCAGCGCCCCGTACACCGACCAGGCCACCGACACCAGCGGCACCGCGACCACCGCCCCGAGAACACCCGCCGTGACGCCCCCGCAGACCACCGCCAGCGCCACCACCATCGGGTGCAGGCTCACCGCGCGGCTCATCACCACGGGGTGCAGTACATGCCCTTCGAGCTGTCCGACGAGCACGATGAGCAGGATGACGAGCAGCGCCACCAGGGGCCCCTTGGCCGCCAGGGCCACCACCGCGGCCACCGCCAGCGCCACCGGTGAGCCGATGAGCGGGACGAAGGCGGCGAAGAACTCCAGCACCGCGAGCGGCAGGACCAGCGGCACGCCCAGTACGAAGAGGACCACGCCCACGAGGACGGCGTTGGTGGCGGCGATCAGCACGATGCCGCGGGTGTAGCCGGTGAACGTGGTCCACGCCGCGCGTCCCGCGGTACCGACCGGCCGGCGTCCGCGCTCCGGGAGCTGACCGCCGAACCAGAGCCACATCCGGGCGCCCGAATGCAGGAAGAAGACCGAGCAGAACAGAGCCAGCACGCCGACCGTCAGCACCTCCGCCAGCCGGCCCACGCCGCTCACCGCGGTGTTGATGAGGTTGGCGCGGTTGGTGGACACGAAGTGGGAGATCCACTCCTGGAGGTGGGAGAGCGAGCCGGGCTGGAGGCGGAACGGCGGGCCTTCGAGCCATCGCTCGATCCTCGCCACGCCCCCGGTGAACACCAGGCGCAGACCGGGCCACTCATCGGCCACGTTGGCCCCGATCAGGCTCAGCACACCGACCAGGAGCAGGATCCCGAACAGCACCCCGACGGTGACCGCCGCGGCCCGCGGCAGCCACCGGCCCAGCAGGTTCGTCAGCGGTTCGAGCAAGGCGGTGAGCACCAGCCCCAGGAACACCGCCAGGGTGACGAGGTGGAACCGCCCCAGCACCACGAACACCACATAGACGGCGGCGCCCACGACCAGCAGCCGCCAGCCGTACGCGGCGGCCATGCGCAGCGACCTGGGTACGGCGACGGCCTCGCGCGGTCGTGGGGCCGACGTCCCACCGGTCCGCCGCACGACGAGCCATCGACGCCGATGCGGGACGGCTCGCTGTGCGGCGGACGCGGCATCCCGCGGTCTGCGGGTGGGACCGGCCCTGCGGGGTCGGTTCGGCACGTTGCGCCGCCACCTCCTCCCGCCCGCGGGCCTTCACGGGGACCCTCCTGCCACGGGGCCCCGAAGAGAGCGGTATCACCGCCGGGAGGGGATCGAACACGACCGGCCGGTATTCCCCCGAAGGCACCCGGCCGGGCCACCCGGGGCGCCGGTGGGCGGTCGCCGGACGACGGCCACGGGCGACGATCACGGCCGGCGGTCGCCGACCGCGACCGCCGGCCCTGATTCGGGCCCTGACCTGGTCCTTTATGCCTGCCGCACCCCTCGGTCAGCAGAAGTTGCCGTTACCACAACCGGGGCACACAGTGAAAGAGGACGCTCTCACGAGATCGGAGCACATCGTGGTCGTTCTCGGCATCATCTTGCTCGTCATCGGCCTGGTCGCCGGCCTTTCCATTCTGGTGACGATCGGCGGCATCCTGCTCCTCATCGGGGCGGTCCTGTGGCTGCTCGGTGTGATGGGGCACGCGGTCGGCGGACGGCGTCACTACTGGTAGCGGCCCACGGACGGCGGCCGAGGGAACGGGGCACGGCGGGAACACGGCCCGGGGCCGCAGCGGCTCACGGGCCTAGAGGAACGGTCAGTCGCCAGTCGTCCAGGAAGCCAGTAGCGCCAGTAGCCAGTAGGAGACGCTATGAGCACGGAAGCGGGCTACGGCCGGACGTACGCCATCCAGCCGGCCGGCGGAATCGGCCAGCACGCCGCCCACCACCAGACCTTCCCCCACACGCTGAAGGCCCGGGTCGTGGACATCCAGGACCAGGCACCGGTGGCCGAGCTGCCGGTGACCTTCGTCTGGGATTCGATGAGCCAGCAGGCGCTGTTCGAAGGCGGCGAGATCTCCGTGACCGTCCTCACCGACCCTCAGGGTTACGCGGAGAGCCCGCGGCTCACGGCCGGCGACGCCGCCGGCACCGCGACCTTCACCATCACGGCGGCGGGCGCCCCGCCGGCCCATGTGGAGATCATGGTCGACCACTGACCGACGTCCGACGGCGCCCCTCCGCCCCCGAGCGGCGTGGCGCCCGACCACCGGCAGCACCCCCAGCGCCGACAGGGGCATGCGGTAGAAAGTCCGCATGCCTCGCCTCCCCGTCTGTGGCCCCGAGGGCCCCCTGCGCGTCACCGCGACCACCGCTCCCCCGGCGCCGCACGCCGGCTCCGAACCCCCGCTCCGGGCCGTCCTGTTCGACTTCTCCGGGACCTTGTTCCAGATCCGCTCGTACGCGGAAAGAATTCGTGCGGTGCTGCCACCACCGGTGGACGACGCGGCAATGGACCACATCCTCAACGGACTTGAGGCGGGCCTCGCGGACCCCGGCGTGCGGGAGGCGCAGCGCGCCCGCGACGTCTCGGCGGAGGCCCACCGGCACGCCTTCACCACCTGGTACTCCTCGGTGCCCGAGCTGGCGCCGGTCGCCGAGGCGCTGTACCGGCAGCTCAGGACCCCCGAGTACTGGCAGCCGTACGCCGACACCGCTTCCACGGTGCGGCAACTCACGGACGGCGGGCTGGCGTTGGGCGTGGTCAGCGATATCGGATGGGAGCTGCGCCCCACCTTCGCCCACCACCGGCTGGACCACTTCTTCTCCTCCTGGGTGCACTCCTACGAACACGGCACCGAGAAGCCGGATCCGCTGCTGTTCCACCGTGCGTGCGAGGAACTCGGCGTCGAGCCGGCCGCCGCGCTGATGGTGGGCGACCACCCGGCGAAGGACGGCGGCGCCGCCGGTGCGGGGCTGCGTTCCTACGTCCTGCCGGCGGGCGCCGTGCCCGGCTCGCACCGTGGGCTGGCGGCCGTACTGCGCCTCGCGCGACTCGCGTCCTGACCCGGGGGACAGACCCTAGGACCGAGCTCGTGCGCGGCGTACGAGTGGTGCTCATCGGCGGGACGTCGAATGTCGGCAAGTCGACGGTGGCCCAAGTGGTCGCCGAACGGCTGGGGTTCGCCTGCCGGTCGACGATTTGATCACCTCCGTGCTCGACCACTACGCGCGGCTGTGGCCCCGCATCGAGGAACTGGTCACGGCCCATGCGGACGGCGCCCGTCCGTCGTCCGCGCCCGTGTGCGCACCGCCGGCCGCTACGCGGCGGCAACGGCCGCGGAACGGCACCTCATGGACAAGTTCCTGGCCCGGACCGAGCGCTATCAGACGCTGATGCTGTCCGTGGTCCACCGCCTCGGCCTCGATCACCTCGACGCCGGGGACGGCCGGACGCCCCAGGAGCTCGCCGACGCGGTGCTGGCGGCCGCCGCCGCGCAGCACGCGGTGGGCCGCCGGCCGTCCGGGATCGCGCCGGACGGCCACGACTCCCCCCTCACGTCGTAGGTGTCTCCAAGCCGTGGGTACCTCACGACCTTGAGGACATAACGGCACTTACATAAGTGCTGTTACTGTGGCGGGATGGCAGAGACGGGCGAGACGCGGAAAGAAGATCCCGGCGCCGGCGTGGGTGATCCCAGTCGGGAGAGTCTGTGGCGGCCGTTGCGGGTGCTGCAGGAGGCGATGGATGCGGAGATCGCGCGCATCTACGCGGAGCGGCGGATCGAGGGACTGAAGCCGAGTTTCGTGATGGAACTGCTGCGGCTGCACGCCTGTGGGCCGATGACGATCGGCGCGTTGGCGGAGTCGGTCGGCCGGACGCATTCGGCGCTCAGTCAGAAGGTGGCCGCGATGCGGGCGGCCGGTTGGGTCGAGACCGTTGCCGGTGCCGATGCGCGGAGCAAGGAAGTGACGCTGACGGAGCAGGCCCGGGGGGTCATCGGGCGGCTGGCGGCGGAGTGGCGGGCCACCGAGGCCGCGGTCGCCGAGATCGAGGCCGAGGTTCCGTATCCGCTCAGCCGGGTCGTCACCGACATCGAGCGGGCGCTGGAGCGCAAGAGCTTCCACGACCGGATCGCGGAGAAGCTGGCGGAGGATCCCGCGTGGGAATGCGGCACGCGCTGATCGACGTCACGCCGCTGCGCGCGTCGCCGGCCTTCCGGCGGCTATGGGTCGGGCAGACGCTGTCCGGCTTCGGCGGCCAGATGACGGTCGTCGCCGTGATGTTCCAGGTGTGGCAGCTGACGCACAGTACGACGTGGACGGGTGCGGTCGCGCTGGCTCAGGCCGTACCGCTCATCGCACTCGGGCTCTTCGCCGGGACGCTCGTCGACCGCGTGGACCGGCGGAGGTTCTACGTGGCGATGACGGCGGGGCAAACCGCCTGTTCGGTGGTGCTGGCGGTGCAGGCGTACGTCGGCGGCGTGCCGGTCGGGGCGGTGGTGCTGCTGGTGGCCGTGCAGTCCTGTTGTGTGGCCGGGGGCGGGCCGGCGTCGAAGACGTTCGTTCCGGCCCTGTTGCCGCGGGAGCAGTTGGCGGCCGGTCTGGCGTTGCGGCGGATCTCCTTCCAGGGTGCGATGTTGGTCGGGCCGGCGGTGGCCGGACTGGTGCTGGGCACGTTGGGCGCCGGTGCCTGCTACACGATCGACGCGGTGAGTTTTGTCGCGGCGTTGTACGGGGCGCTGGGGTTGCCGAAGCGGGTCGCGGAGGGGGAGGCGAGTGCCCGTTCGGGGCTGCGGGGCGTTCGGGACGGGCTGGCCTTCCTCGTCCGCACGCGGGTCGTCCGCGGGGCGTTGCTGACGGATCTGGCGGCCACCGTGCTGTCCATGCCGATCAGCCTGTTTCCGCTGATCAATGCCGAGCGGTTCGGGGACAGTCCGCGCACGCTCGGCCTGTTCCTGTCCGCGATCGCGGTCGGCGGGGTCGGTGCGTCGCTCTTCTCCGGGACGTTCACCCGGAGTGCGCGACCCGGTCTGGTGATGCTCGGCGGCTCGGCGACCTGGGGATTGGCGCTGGCGCTCTGCGGCCTCGCGCCCAACAGGTGGCTGGGGTTGGCCTGTCTGGTCCTGGCGGGCGCGGCCGACACGGTCTCCGTGGTGTCCCGGAGCACGCTCGTCCAGTCGCACACCCCGAACGAGATGCTCGGGCGGGTCGGCGCGGCCGAGCAGATCGTGGGCCAGGCCGGCCCGGACCTCGGCAACATGCGGGGCGGGTTGGTGGCGGATGCGACGTCGGGTGCGGCGGCGTTGGTGAGCGGTGGGGTGTTGTGCGTGGGCGCCGTGGTGTTGGTGGGGGTCGTGACGCCGGGGTTGGGGTGGCGCTCCCGGGACTCCGCGGATGCGACGGGGGGACGGCGCGCGACAGCGGCCGGTTCGTGAAGCTGCCGGGTCCCCCCGCGGGACCGGTCGACGTCAGCTCAGGAGGTGTCGAGGTCGGTTCGGGAGCGGTCGGGGTCGGTTCGGGGCGAGGGTGGTGGCCGCCCCCCGGATGCGGCGGGTGCATACTGCCCGTCGGCGCGACGCGATTTCCCGTATGTGAGGAGCAGTCATGTCCGATCAGCCCGCCACCGGGAAGACGACCTTCAAGGCCGTCTTCGAGGTGCGCCCGGACGTCCTGGAGCAGGCGCGGGCCCTTGCCGAGAAGTTCCAGTACGCGATCGCGCCGGCCACCGTCGACTTCGACTTCGGCGAGATCAGCCGGGCCGCGAGCGCCGTTCCCGACGGTGCCACCGTGAAGATCGTCCGCGGCTGGGGGCTCCAGGAGACCGCGCCCGTCGGCGTCATGGTGATGTCGCTCCGGGAGGCCGTCCGCCAGGCGCTGGGCCAGCCGTTCGGCAACTCCGCGTTCTGGGAGCGGGCCGAGGCCGCGCTCACCGAGGTCTTCGTCGGCCTGGACCGCCAGGAGGGCACCCACCTGTCCTTCTACGGTGACGCGCCCGACAGCACCGGCTACTACTACAACCTGCTGTTCGCGCTCCACGACGAGGAGACCGAGGGCTTCGTCTACGCCCTCGCGTTCTGTGTGAACGTGACGATCGGTCTGAGTGCGGACAAGGCCGGTGCGCTCGCGGTGGACGACGTCGCGCAGTGCGCTATCCGGGTCAACGCGATCACGGTGCGTCAGCCGGTGCGCGCGGCGGCCTGATGACGGTGGTGGGGAGCGCTCCCCACCACGACCGCGACCGCGGCGAGGGCCGACGCCCGTCCGGGCGCGGCAGCTCGCCGTGGTCGACGGGCCCGGGTCAGACCTCCAGGACGAGGTGGATGCCCTCGTAGGCGAGCCATTGGGCGTGGGTGTGGAGCCCGTAGCGGAGCTCCGTGACGGGCTTCCAGCCGGGTGGGGAGGGGGGCCAGGCGGTGGTCTCGGGGGTGGCGCGCGCGGCTTCCGCGGGCGGGGCGAGGGGGACGGGACGGACGGCGGTGCGGATGGCCTCCGCCAACTCGGCGGCGGTGATCGGGGCGTCCGCCAGGCCGATCACCGGCTCCGGGGGCGGTGTGCGGAGCAGCAGCGACAGGGCGGTGACCAGGTCCCGGGTGTGCAGCGGACGCAGCGTCTCGGCGGGGTCGTCGAGGGTCAGGGGGTAGCTGCGCAGGGCGTCCCAGACCAGGCGACCGATGCGCGAGTCATGGGGGCAGCCGGGGCCGTAGAGGTCGCCCAGGTGGAGGGTGAACTCCGTTGCGGGAGCGGGGAGTTCGAGGGTGAGGGTGAGGGTGCGGGTGGGGTTGGAGTTGGGGTTGGGGGATGTTGTCGGCGGGAGGGCCAGGGGGGTCAGGTCCAGGAGAGCGTGCGGGGGGTGACCGGTCGGTCGTCGGGTCAGGGTGGTGACGTGGTGTCCGGCGTCCGTGAGTCCGCGGACGAGGTGTTCGCCGAGGGGGGTTCCGGCGCCGTCGACTATCGCGACGCGGTGGACGTCGGCGCGGTGGGCGTCGACGCGGTGGGCGTCGGTTGGCGTGGAGTGGGACCG is a genomic window containing:
- a CDS encoding MFS transporter: MRHALIDVTPLRASPAFRRLWVGQTLSGFGGQMTVVAVMFQVWQLTHSTTWTGAVALAQAVPLIALGLFAGTLVDRVDRRRFYVAMTAGQTACSVVLAVQAYVGGVPVGAVVLLVAVQSCCVAGGGPASKTFVPALLPREQLAAGLALRRISFQGAMLVGPAVAGLVLGTLGAGACYTIDAVSFVAALYGALGLPKRVAEGEASARSGLRGVRDGLAFLVRTRVVRGALLTDLAATVLSMPISLFPLINAERFGDSPRTLGLFLSAIAVGGVGASLFSGTFTRSARPGLVMLGGSATWGLALALCGLAPNRWLGLACLVLAGAADTVSVVSRSTLVQSHTPNEMLGRVGAAEQIVGQAGPDLGNMRGGLVADATSGAAALVSGGVLCVGAVVLVGVVTPGLGWRSRDSADATGGRRATAAGS
- a CDS encoding Type-2Aa cytolytic delta-endotoxin, translating into MSDQPATGKTTFKAVFEVRPDVLEQARALAEKFQYAIAPATVDFDFGEISRAASAVPDGATVKIVRGWGLQETAPVGVMVMSLREAVRQALGQPFGNSAFWERAEAALTEVFVGLDRQEGTHLSFYGDAPDSTGYYYNLLFALHDEETEGFVYALAFCVNVTIGLSADKAGALAVDDVAQCAIRVNAITVRQPVRAAA